Proteins from a genomic interval of Chryseobacterium indologenes:
- a CDS encoding GyrI-like domain-containing protein gives MTGETLQNYIIRKKTEKSAFYLALRKDLQIKDIYFDLGFSNHSVFSKTFKRYYGIPPSEFRKAAPETFHKILQIQSKNGQIDTVFSQYICHIENLLNWTKMNLKIEVKEMPEMNLAAVMSLGITNVEPSFNVLVDWAKKKKLFPGENIKMLSVYHDSFKVTPADKVRIHACMLLDEKLEGTDGEVFPETVDPGRFIVGSGEVTLSDFEQCWVSLFLWMNEHNHSMRKAFPFEIYHSNFKEHPEGKMIVDFCIPIR, from the coding sequence GTGACAGGAGAGACCCTGCAGAATTATATTATCAGGAAAAAGACTGAAAAAAGTGCTTTTTATCTGGCCTTACGTAAAGACTTGCAGATCAAGGATATCTATTTTGATCTTGGCTTTTCAAATCATTCCGTATTCAGTAAAACATTTAAAAGATATTACGGAATACCTCCTTCAGAGTTCAGAAAAGCAGCTCCCGAAACATTTCACAAGATTTTACAAATACAAAGCAAGAACGGACAAATTGATACGGTTTTCAGCCAATACATTTGCCATATAGAAAACCTGTTAAACTGGACTAAAATGAATTTAAAGATCGAAGTAAAAGAAATGCCGGAAATGAATCTGGCTGCAGTGATGAGCCTGGGAATTACGAATGTAGAGCCCTCTTTCAATGTATTGGTAGACTGGGCGAAAAAGAAAAAACTGTTCCCAGGAGAAAATATCAAAATGCTCTCTGTGTATCACGACAGCTTTAAAGTTACTCCCGCGGATAAAGTCAGAATCCATGCGTGTATGCTTCTGGATGAAAAACTTGAAGGGACAGATGGAGAAGTTTTTCCGGAAACTGTTGATCCCGGACGGTTTATTGTCGGAAGTGGGGAAGTAACCCTCAGCGATTTTGAACAGTGTTGGGTATCCTTATTTTTGTGGATGAACGAGCACAACCATTCGATGAGAAAAGCCTTTCCGTTTGAAATCTATCATTCCAACTTTAAAGAGCATCCGGAAGGAAAAATGATCGTGGATTTCTGTATTCCGATTCGCTGA
- a CDS encoding isoprenylcysteine carboxylmethyltransferase family protein — protein MNTLETVFAISMGAWFVTEFLYKNMLKSAEEDKKNKDKSTLKILWLAIPFSIMAAVITADHTKLPVVSGSWISYAGEALILVGIIFRFIIIRSLGKYFTVDVTIRQDHQIKKEGFYRYVRHPSYAFSLLTSLGLGLYLNNWLSLVLAFMPPFLAFAYRIKVEEAALIEQFGEEYLEYRRKTKKLVPFIY, from the coding sequence ATGAATACTCTTGAAACAGTCTTTGCCATTTCAATGGGAGCATGGTTTGTCACCGAATTTTTGTATAAAAACATGCTCAAATCTGCTGAGGAAGACAAAAAAAATAAAGATAAGTCTACCCTCAAAATCTTGTGGCTTGCTATTCCGTTTTCCATAATGGCGGCGGTGATCACCGCGGATCATACCAAATTACCTGTCGTTTCAGGATCCTGGATATCTTATGCCGGGGAAGCATTGATTCTGGTTGGAATTATTTTCAGATTTATAATCATCAGATCTTTGGGCAAATATTTTACGGTTGATGTGACGATAAGACAGGATCATCAAATTAAGAAAGAAGGTTTTTACAGATACGTAAGACATCCTTCATATGCATTTTCTCTGCTGACATCACTCGGATTAGGTTTGTACTTAAATAACTGGCTTTCATTGGTTTTGGCCTTTATGCCGCCGTTTCTTGCCTTTGCTTACAGAATTAAAGTAGAAGAAGCTGCTTTGATAGAGCAGTTTGGAGAAGAGTATCTGGAATACAGAAGAAAGACAAAGAAATTGGTCCCGTTTATCTATTGA
- a CDS encoding 2TM domain-containing protein — translation MKTNDENENLYQQAKKQVERLRAFYMHLFAYAVVNILIVFYNYSQLAPGESYFQFKNFFTATLWGIGLVAHAVTVFLPKANFVKKWEDQEIKKMMDKKE, via the coding sequence ATGAAAACAAATGACGAAAATGAAAACCTGTATCAGCAGGCCAAAAAACAGGTAGAACGGTTGAGAGCGTTTTATATGCATCTGTTTGCCTATGCAGTGGTCAATATTCTGATCGTCTTTTATAACTATTCACAGCTTGCCCCGGGAGAAAGCTATTTTCAGTTTAAAAACTTTTTTACGGCAACATTGTGGGGAATAGGATTGGTAGCCCATGCTGTAACCGTTTTTTTGCCAAAAGCAAATTTTGTAAAGAAATGGGAAGATCAGGAAATCAAAAAAATGATGGATAAAAAGGAATAG
- a CDS encoding 4'-phosphopantetheinyl transferase superfamily protein, with protein MTILYTFIDEERHQEILDQHLNLFSEDFKSKILKYRRWEDAQLSLLGRILLLHGLKTYYDITTVPEIYILSNKKPYLKGNPVHFNISHSRNMVVCAIAGFPLGIDVEFLDHTINYFDFQFQMTTGEFEEIHHSEDKTKSFFRYWTRKEAVIKAHGDGMMIPLDSFEVLQNTCTLEGKKFFTKEIPVDENYQACVASDDEKINTTSPLLVHLKM; from the coding sequence ATGACTATTCTGTATACATTTATTGATGAAGAGAGGCATCAGGAAATTTTAGATCAGCATTTGAATCTGTTTTCTGAAGATTTTAAATCCAAGATCCTGAAATACAGAAGGTGGGAGGATGCCCAGCTTTCATTGCTGGGAAGAATCCTGTTGCTGCATGGACTTAAAACCTATTATGATATCACCACCGTTCCGGAAATTTACATTCTATCCAATAAAAAGCCCTACTTAAAGGGAAATCCGGTTCATTTTAATATATCGCATTCCCGGAATATGGTTGTTTGTGCTATTGCCGGATTTCCATTAGGAATAGACGTTGAATTTTTGGACCATACAATCAATTATTTTGATTTTCAGTTTCAGATGACAACAGGCGAATTTGAAGAAATTCATCATTCCGAAGATAAAACGAAGAGTTTTTTCAGATATTGGACAAGAAAGGAAGCCGTTATCAAAGCACATGGGGATGGAATGATGATTCCTCTGGATTCTTTTGAGGTTTTACAAAATACATGTACGCTTGAAGGGAAAAAATTCTTTACAAAAGAGATTCCGGTGGATGAAAATTATCAAGCCTGCGTAGCTTCTGATGATGAAAAGATCAACACGACATCTCCTTTGCTGGTTCATCTGAAAATGTAA
- a CDS encoding response regulator transcription factor — protein MIKTVIIEDEKPASRKLERMLNNFPEIELVAKIESVEEGVEWFTENEHPQLIFSDIVLGDGLSFDIFEKVPTKGFIIYTTAFDQYTLKAFKLNSIDYLLKPIMDEDLSGAVEKFKSFIPSENTGGSQDVKQLIKKEKSTLSRVLVKIGYNLKIVQTEEISCFFSENKIVYLQTEERTYPSDFTLDELEDVLDVKKFFRVNRQFIINSDYIKNIHTSPYYKVDLEFQPQEEITVSRDRVKDFKDWLVS, from the coding sequence ATGATCAAAACTGTCATTATAGAAGACGAAAAACCAGCTTCAAGGAAATTAGAGAGAATGTTGAATAACTTCCCTGAAATTGAACTCGTTGCCAAAATAGAATCCGTAGAAGAAGGCGTTGAATGGTTCACCGAAAATGAGCACCCTCAATTGATTTTTTCAGACATCGTTTTGGGAGACGGGCTTTCTTTTGACATATTTGAGAAAGTTCCCACCAAAGGTTTTATCATCTATACCACAGCTTTTGATCAGTATACCCTGAAAGCATTTAAATTGAACAGCATAGATTATCTCCTGAAACCCATTATGGACGAAGACCTTTCAGGTGCCGTAGAGAAATTTAAATCATTTATTCCTTCAGAAAATACAGGAGGCTCTCAGGACGTGAAGCAACTGATCAAAAAGGAGAAATCTACCCTTTCCAGAGTGTTGGTTAAGATAGGATATAATCTTAAAATTGTACAGACAGAAGAAATAAGCTGTTTTTTCAGTGAAAATAAAATCGTCTATCTCCAGACAGAAGAGCGCACTTATCCGTCTGATTTTACCCTTGATGAGCTGGAAGATGTGTTGGATGTAAAAAAGTTTTTCCGGGTCAACAGGCAGTTTATCATCAATTCAGACTATATAAAAAATATTCACACTTCGCCCTACTACAAGGTAGACCTGGAATTTCAGCCGCAGGAAGAAATTACCGTTAGCCGTGACCGTGTGAAAGACTTTAAAGACTGGCTGGTAAGCTAG
- a CDS encoding GMP reductase codes for MRIENDIKLGFKDVMFRPKRSTLKSRSEVDLDREFTFKHTKKKWKGVPVIAANMDTVGTFEMAVELAKDKIITAVHKHYTVEEWSAFLESQPESIYQYIALSTGTGKADEEKIRQIIEKHPKIEFLCIDVANGYSEHFVGFVKKARAHFPDKIIIAGNVVTGEMVEELLLVGADIIKVGIGPGSVCTTRVKTGVGYPQLSAIIECSDAAHGLGGHIIADGGCKVPGDVAKAFGGGADFVMLGGMFAGHDESGGEMIEENGKKYRLFYGMSSKTAMDKHSGGVAEYRASEGKTVKVSYKGPVSETVKDILGGVRSTCTYVGASKLKELSKRTTFIRVQEQENQIFKD; via the coding sequence ATGCGCATAGAAAATGACATAAAACTGGGCTTTAAGGATGTAATGTTCCGCCCGAAACGTTCCACTTTAAAATCCCGTTCGGAAGTAGATCTTGACAGAGAGTTTACCTTTAAGCATACTAAAAAGAAATGGAAGGGTGTACCCGTGATCGCAGCCAATATGGATACGGTCGGCACCTTTGAGATGGCTGTGGAACTGGCCAAAGATAAAATCATCACTGCGGTACATAAGCACTACACTGTCGAGGAATGGAGTGCATTTCTGGAAAGCCAGCCTGAAAGCATCTATCAGTATATTGCTTTAAGTACCGGAACAGGAAAAGCTGATGAAGAAAAGATCAGGCAGATCATCGAAAAACACCCAAAAATCGAGTTTCTTTGTATTGACGTAGCCAATGGGTATTCTGAACATTTTGTTGGATTTGTGAAGAAAGCAAGGGCTCATTTTCCTGATAAAATTATTATTGCAGGAAATGTTGTAACCGGAGAAATGGTAGAAGAGCTTCTTTTGGTAGGAGCAGACATCATCAAAGTAGGTATCGGACCTGGTTCGGTATGTACAACCAGGGTAAAAACCGGAGTGGGCTACCCGCAGTTATCAGCAATTATCGAATGTTCTGATGCCGCTCACGGACTGGGAGGGCATATTATTGCAGATGGAGGTTGTAAGGTTCCGGGAGATGTTGCCAAAGCCTTCGGTGGGGGAGCAGATTTCGTGATGCTGGGAGGAATGTTTGCAGGCCATGACGAAAGTGGCGGGGAAATGATTGAAGAAAATGGTAAAAAATACCGCCTGTTTTACGGCATGAGTTCTAAAACAGCCATGGATAAGCATTCGGGGGGTGTTGCGGAATACCGTGCTTCAGAAGGAAAAACTGTAAAAGTATCATATAAAGGTCCTGTTTCAGAGACCGTGAAAGATATTTTAGGAGGTGTACGGTCTACATGTACTTATGTAGGAGCCTCCAAGCTTAAAGAGCTTTCTAAAAGGACTACTTTTATCAGGGTTCAGGAACAGGAAAACCAGATTTTTAAGGATTAA
- a CDS encoding lmo0937 family membrane protein: MRSLLWLVAVICIVVWLLGMLGIIPGISTGYLVHVLLVIAIIVVLYNIITGRKPLD, from the coding sequence ATGAGAAGTTTATTATGGTTAGTCGCAGTCATCTGTATCGTGGTATGGCTTTTAGGTATGTTAGGAATCATTCCGGGGATCAGTACAGGGTACCTGGTTCATGTTCTTTTAGTTATCGCTATTATTGTTGTCCTGTATAATATCATTACAGGTAGAAAGCCTCTGGACTAG
- a CDS encoding histidine kinase, whose translation MKRKYTIILLWTSLGTTLFFFLFFNERKDLYTFMITLLLSTMYSFVLGFGNGFINEYLNKKFPWSEATRTRAVLSIISIIIGNFILVYFCNFMNYVVIQKTATVEDFFSRKYGLTNWFMINIALLITTFLHAKGFMEELKKTSRKEVVEQKLIAKSANAQFESLKNQLDPHFLFNSLNVLSSLIDENPQQAQKFTASMSKIYRYVLEQKDKELVTVEDEIEFAKIYCDLLKTRFEDSVDFSFEVNKEDYPEYVVPLSLQLLLENCIKHNFATSSRPLVIRIFSDGDTLCIENNLQVREQIKESSGIGLANIVQRYSLLTKRNVFIEKSDEYFKVKLPMLPAKPNAVSTEVDNETEAYQKAQKRVKEMKRFYSNLISYCIVIPFLVFINLMTENDNHWFWYPAIGWGIGLAFRALRIFGLGDSWQEKRSKK comes from the coding sequence ATGAAGCGTAAATACACAATAATACTTCTCTGGACCTCATTAGGAACAACACTGTTCTTCTTTTTGTTCTTTAACGAACGAAAAGACCTGTATACCTTTATGATCACTTTGCTGCTTTCCACAATGTATTCTTTTGTGCTGGGTTTTGGAAACGGGTTTATTAATGAGTATCTCAACAAAAAATTTCCATGGTCTGAAGCCACCAGAACAAGAGCTGTCCTGAGTATTATTTCTATTATTATCGGCAACTTTATCCTCGTGTATTTCTGCAATTTTATGAATTATGTGGTGATTCAGAAAACGGCAACGGTTGAAGATTTTTTTTCAAGAAAATATGGGCTTACCAATTGGTTTATGATCAATATTGCCCTGTTGATTACCACCTTTCTTCATGCCAAAGGATTTATGGAAGAACTCAAGAAGACTTCCAGAAAAGAAGTGGTGGAACAGAAACTTATTGCCAAGTCAGCAAATGCGCAATTTGAGAGTTTAAAAAACCAGCTTGACCCGCACTTTCTTTTTAACTCTCTGAATGTTTTAAGTTCGTTGATTGATGAAAACCCGCAGCAGGCCCAGAAGTTTACCGCTTCAATGTCAAAGATTTACCGATATGTACTTGAACAAAAGGATAAGGAGCTCGTAACGGTAGAAGATGAGATAGAATTTGCAAAAATCTATTGCGATCTTCTCAAGACAAGATTTGAGGATAGTGTAGATTTTAGCTTTGAAGTCAACAAAGAAGATTATCCCGAATATGTGGTGCCTCTTTCATTGCAGTTGTTATTGGAAAACTGCATCAAGCATAATTTTGCCACTTCATCAAGACCTTTGGTGATAAGGATCTTTTCAGATGGTGATACCCTTTGTATTGAGAATAACCTGCAGGTAAGAGAGCAGATCAAGGAAAGCTCAGGTATAGGATTGGCCAATATTGTTCAACGATATTCTTTACTGACAAAAAGGAATGTTTTCATTGAAAAATCCGATGAATATTTTAAAGTAAAACTTCCGATGCTTCCTGCTAAACCCAATGCAGTCAGTACAGAAGTGGATAATGAAACAGAAGCCTATCAGAAAGCACAAAAAAGAGTGAAAGAAATGAAAAGGTTCTATTCCAATCTTATTTCGTATTGCATTGTCATTCCTTTCCTGGTTTTTATTAATCTGATGACAGAAAATGATAATCACTGGTTTTGGTACCCGGCTATAGGATGGGGAATCGGACTGGCATTCCGTGCATTGAGAATCTTCGGACTTGGGGATTCATGGCAGGAAAAAAGATCAAAGAAATAA
- a CDS encoding 2TM domain-containing protein has product METIINKDELAYRKASRRVKELKGFYGNLTSYCLVIPFLAVLNLLTAPQYLWFLWPMMGWGMGLAAHGITTFGIGKEWEEKKIRQLMNEDRKGTKTL; this is encoded by the coding sequence ATGGAAACGATCATCAACAAAGACGAATTAGCCTACAGAAAAGCTTCAAGAAGAGTAAAAGAATTAAAAGGATTCTACGGAAATCTTACCTCATACTGTTTAGTCATTCCTTTTTTAGCTGTTTTGAATCTTTTGACAGCACCGCAGTACTTATGGTTCTTATGGCCCATGATGGGATGGGGAATGGGACTTGCTGCCCACGGAATCACAACTTTCGGAATCGGAAAGGAATGGGAAGAAAAAAAGATCAGACAACTGATGAATGAAGACAGAAAAGGCACAAAAACACTTTAA
- the surE gene encoding 5'/3'-nucleotidase SurE, whose translation MERPLILVTNDDGITAPGIRNLINFMNEIGEVVVVAPDSPQSGKGHAITINSTLSYEEVSLEGPQTDFSCSGTPVDCVKIALDKILKRRPDIVVSGINHGANSSINVIYSGTMSAAVEAGVEGIPAIGFSLLDFSWEADFTQAKKYIQNIVRRTLENPMPRGIVLNVNIPKLPAEEIKGVKVCKQAHAKWEESFDERVNPHGKKYYWLTGYFNNMDDSDDADETALANGYISIVPVKFDLTAYEYMKTLEETMVFDNVTEVK comes from the coding sequence ATGGAAAGACCACTTATTCTGGTGACGAATGATGACGGAATTACGGCTCCTGGTATCAGAAACCTTATCAATTTTATGAATGAAATCGGAGAAGTAGTTGTTGTAGCACCCGACTCTCCGCAAAGCGGAAAAGGCCACGCTATTACCATTAATTCTACCCTAAGCTATGAAGAGGTAAGCCTGGAAGGTCCTCAAACCGACTTTTCCTGTAGCGGAACTCCTGTAGACTGCGTGAAAATTGCTCTCGATAAAATTCTGAAAAGAAGACCTGATATTGTTGTATCCGGAATCAATCACGGAGCGAATTCTTCTATCAACGTTATCTATTCGGGAACAATGTCTGCTGCTGTAGAAGCCGGTGTGGAAGGAATTCCTGCCATTGGATTCTCTTTACTGGATTTCAGCTGGGAAGCAGATTTTACCCAGGCTAAAAAATATATTCAAAATATTGTCAGAAGAACACTTGAAAATCCGATGCCGAGAGGAATCGTTCTGAATGTAAATATTCCGAAACTTCCTGCTGAGGAAATTAAAGGGGTAAAAGTTTGTAAACAGGCTCATGCAAAATGGGAGGAAAGCTTTGACGAACGTGTAAATCCGCATGGTAAAAAATACTATTGGCTGACAGGATATTTCAACAATATGGATGACTCTGATGATGCTGATGAAACAGCTTTGGCTAACGGATATATCTCTATAGTCCCTGTTAAGTTTGATCTTACCGCATACGAATACATGAAAACATTGGAAGAAACAATGGTTTTTGACAACGTTACAGAGGTAAAATAA
- a CDS encoding superoxide dismutase family protein: MKVQTIALLAGCAFLAASCGTTKTYAVNAKSGTQTGGTAKFTQQGNDVIMKLDVTNLTPGIHAVHIHEKGDCSAADGTSTGGHWNPGKDDHGKWGAEHFHMGDIGNLVADQSGNATLTFKTEKWCLGCTDESKNIIGKGLIVHAAADDFHTQPTGNAGGRVGCVEIK; this comes from the coding sequence ATGAAAGTACAAACAATAGCATTACTGGCGGGATGTGCATTTTTAGCCGCTTCGTGTGGAACAACAAAAACGTACGCTGTCAACGCCAAGAGCGGAACACAAACCGGAGGAACGGCCAAATTTACCCAGCAGGGAAATGATGTAATAATGAAGCTTGATGTAACAAACCTTACTCCCGGAATCCATGCAGTACATATTCATGAAAAAGGAGACTGTTCTGCAGCAGACGGAACCTCTACAGGCGGCCACTGGAATCCTGGTAAAGATGATCACGGAAAATGGGGTGCAGAGCATTTCCATATGGGAGATATCGGAAATTTAGTTGCTGACCAGAGTGGTAACGCAACCCTTACCTTCAAGACAGAAAAATGGTGTCTTGGCTGTACAGATGAATCTAAAAACATCATCGGAAAAGGTCTTATCGTACATGCTGCGGCAGACGATTTCCATACTCAGCCTACAGGAAATGCTGGCGGAAGAGTAGGATGTGTAGAAATTAAGTAA
- a CDS encoding radical SAM protein, with protein sequence MPVRNYTYYDYTISLCPECLKRVGAKIIIEDEAVFMTKRCPDHGFFKTKIASDVHYYKNIRNYNKASEMPLHFGTDVEYGCPYDCGLCVDHEQHSCLSIVEVTDRCNLTCPTCYAMSSPHYGSHRSLEEIEAMFDVIVKNEGEPDVVQISGGEPTIHPEFFKIMDIAKSKPIKHLMLNTNGIRIANDPGFAEKLATYAPEFEVYLQFDSFKPEVLEDFRGKDLTAVRMKALEKLNELNLSTTLVIVLQKDKNIDEIGKIIEFALKQKCVRGITFQPVEIAGRNREDSAHEKITLTEVRQEIIRQFPLLNSDDIIPVPCNPDALAMGYILKLQGETIPLTRYINPADLLNNESRNTIVYEQDKGLHMQLLDIFSTGISVDKVQPKVNQLLCCLPEVSAPDLDYDNLFRIIIMNFMDAHDFDVRAVKKSCVHIVNKDLKLIPFETMNLFYRDDKKAFLEELRKEDKVLF encoded by the coding sequence ATGCCAGTAAGAAATTATACCTATTACGATTATACAATAAGCCTTTGCCCGGAATGCCTTAAAAGAGTCGGCGCTAAGATTATTATCGAGGATGAAGCGGTTTTTATGACCAAAAGATGTCCTGATCATGGGTTCTTTAAAACAAAAATAGCTTCTGATGTACATTATTATAAAAACATAAGAAACTACAATAAAGCCTCAGAAATGCCCCTTCATTTCGGAACCGATGTAGAATATGGCTGTCCTTATGACTGTGGACTTTGCGTTGATCATGAACAACACAGCTGCCTTTCTATTGTGGAAGTGACAGATCGTTGCAATCTGACCTGTCCCACCTGTTACGCAATGTCTTCCCCACATTATGGAAGCCATAGAAGCCTGGAAGAAATTGAAGCCATGTTTGATGTTATTGTGAAAAATGAAGGTGAGCCCGATGTAGTCCAGATCAGTGGAGGAGAGCCTACCATTCATCCGGAGTTTTTTAAAATTATGGATATCGCCAAGTCGAAACCGATAAAACATCTGATGCTGAATACCAACGGCATCAGAATTGCCAACGACCCGGGATTTGCAGAAAAACTGGCCACTTATGCTCCTGAATTTGAAGTCTACCTTCAGTTTGATTCATTTAAACCGGAAGTATTGGAAGATTTCAGGGGAAAGGACCTGACAGCAGTACGGATGAAAGCGTTGGAAAAACTTAACGAGCTAAATCTTTCCACCACACTCGTTATTGTCCTTCAAAAAGATAAGAATATCGATGAAATCGGAAAAATTATAGAATTTGCTTTGAAGCAGAAGTGTGTTAGGGGAATAACCTTCCAGCCTGTTGAGATTGCAGGAAGAAACAGGGAAGATTCTGCTCATGAAAAGATCACGTTAACTGAGGTCAGGCAGGAAATTATCAGGCAGTTTCCCTTATTGAATTCTGATGATATTATTCCCGTTCCATGTAATCCGGACGCTTTAGCAATGGGATATATCTTAAAACTTCAGGGAGAAACCATTCCTTTAACCAGGTATATCAACCCTGCAGATCTTTTGAATAATGAATCAAGAAATACCATTGTTTATGAGCAGGATAAAGGGCTCCATATGCAGTTGCTGGATATATTCAGCACCGGAATTTCTGTCGATAAAGTGCAGCCCAAGGTCAATCAGTTGCTATGCTGTCTGCCGGAAGTTTCTGCTCCGGATCTTGACTATGATAACCTGTTTAGAATTATCATCATGAACTTTATGGATGCACATGATTTTGATGTAAGGGCTGTCAAAAAATCCTGTGTTCACATTGTTAATAAAGATCTTAAGCTAATCCCTTTTGAAACTATGAATCTTTTCTACAGAGACGACAAAAAAGCTTTTCTCGAAGAACTGAGAAAAGAAGATAAAGTACTATTTTAA
- a CDS encoding prolipoprotein diacylglyceryl transferase, which translates to MDFPVTFHIFGKTILAHPLFEAVGMFLGMRYYFYLKRKSKEKLSFNTSAAVLIGATAGALIGSKLIGNLENPYTFCENFSFTKFWSNNTIVGGLALGLLGVELAKKIVHHKESTGDLIVFPLMFAMIIGRIGCFLTGIYEETYGIPTDSFFGMHLGDRYLRHPVALYEIVFLIVLWIGLKYIQSLKKYPSGFIFQLFMLGYFTFRFFLDFIKPRVEIVVNLGTIQIVCISVIIYYIYTIKNTRTLYLKYSR; encoded by the coding sequence ATGGATTTTCCTGTAACTTTTCACATTTTCGGTAAAACGATTCTTGCTCATCCTCTTTTTGAGGCTGTTGGAATGTTTTTGGGAATGAGGTATTACTTTTATCTGAAAAGGAAATCCAAAGAAAAACTATCATTTAATACTTCTGCAGCAGTTTTGATCGGTGCTACAGCCGGTGCTCTGATCGGCTCGAAGCTGATCGGAAATCTTGAAAACCCTTACACATTCTGTGAGAATTTTAGTTTTACCAAGTTCTGGTCAAATAATACCATTGTCGGAGGGCTGGCGTTGGGTTTACTGGGCGTGGAGTTGGCCAAAAAGATCGTACATCACAAAGAAAGTACCGGTGACCTCATTGTTTTTCCTTTAATGTTTGCCATGATTATTGGGCGGATCGGATGTTTCCTTACCGGCATTTATGAAGAAACCTATGGCATTCCCACTGATTCTTTCTTTGGAATGCATTTAGGGGATCGGTACCTCAGGCATCCTGTAGCTTTGTACGAAATAGTTTTTCTCATTGTTCTCTGGATAGGATTAAAATACATTCAGAGTCTTAAAAAATATCCGTCAGGGTTTATTTTTCAGCTTTTTATGCTGGGCTATTTTACGTTCAGGTTCTTTTTGGACTTTATCAAACCAAGGGTAGAAATCGTTGTAAATCTTGGTACAATTCAAATCGTGTGTATCTCTGTAATTATTTATTACATTTATACTATTAAAAACACCAGGACTTTATATTTAAAATATTCAAGATGA
- a CDS encoding 2TM domain-containing protein: protein MDYNQAQQRVHDLKKFYKHVLWFGILAFIIFFDDIFEKGIFNFSLWDGSVILVIWGIFLTVRAVKLFLFDADWEKEIIEKEMRKSKQSQKF from the coding sequence ATGGACTACAATCAGGCACAACAACGGGTACATGATTTAAAGAAATTCTACAAACATGTTTTATGGTTCGGAATTCTCGCATTTATCATTTTCTTTGATGATATTTTCGAAAAGGGAATCTTTAATTTTTCTTTATGGGACGGTTCCGTGATCCTCGTCATCTGGGGGATTTTTCTTACCGTAAGAGCTGTAAAATTATTCCTTTTTGATGCTGACTGGGAAAAAGAAATTATAGAAAAAGAAATGAGAAAATCTAAACAATCCCAAAAGTTTTAA